From the Limanda limanda chromosome 7, fLimLim1.1, whole genome shotgun sequence genome, the window GAAGCAGCATATGTAATTTGTTGATAGTTATTTGTCTGGCTTGGTTTCCACAATGACTGCattattatttgcattatttagCTATTAAAAGAATTTTTCTCCTTATCAAAAGTCAACGTCTTACTCCACATATGTACTTATTTTGAGTGAAAAGGATTTTGGTAGATGGAAATGCATGCTTCACATTCCAGTGTTTTTCCCATTGCACTCACCAGTTACCAACAACTCTGTAAATGTAGCTTGCATTTAATCAATTACTACAGTGAACACTCCCATAACACATATTTTGGTTGGCCCTTGGTTTTTCTCCATGTTTAGATCATCATCTCTACTTAAATGACACAATAAGGCTCTCGTGGCAGATGAGGTTTAGTCCTGCAGCAGGCTGGTAGATGGGAAAGGAGCCCTATCTTCAAGTCTTTGTTAAGGAAGAAACAGACAATAGGGTTGACCCCAGCTTGAGCGAAGCTCATCCACACGGTTGTGGAGAGGTACCTGTGCGGTATTGTGCAAGCCTTGACAAACACTCTCCAATAGCAAGCCACTATGTAAGGAGACCACAGAACCAGGAACAGAAGGGTGATCACATAAAACATCCTGCCAAGCTGCTTCTCTGCTTTGAACTCATCCATGCCCAATAGGCGCCGGTTCTGGTTGTGCAAGTTCTGTCGGATTCCAAGCAAAGTTGGCGGCATCGGGCCCCTGCCAAAGCCTGCAATCCAGTTGGCTGCCGCTTGACCAGTAGCCCCTGGTCCGTGAAAGGTCCAGTTCTGACTGATGGCTGGCACCATCTGGACTGGTTTCATTTTGCGGTGCTTGTATTCAAAGAGAAGTAACTTCATGTAGACAACATGTGTGGCTAGAATGAGAACAGCCAGCATTAACATGAAGCCGAGTGTATCATTAGCCTTGAAATAGCGATGCTCAAAGATGCACTGGTCCTCCTCGCGAATGAACTTGTAGGTACCCACGTCAAAAACTGGTGGGAATGCCATTGCCACAGACAGTGTCCATACCATACACACCACTGCCACACATGTCCAGAATGTCATTCGCTTGGAGTAAAAGCGGTGGTGTGCAATAGCCATGTAGCGTGTTACGCTGATGCAGAACAGCATGAAGGCAGCATGGAAACAGAAGAGGACTGCCATGAAGGCCACTACCTTGCAGCTTAGAACACTGTAGGTCCAGGCTGAGCCGTTCTTTATTGACACCAGAACAAAAGGGAAGCAGATGGCTGAGCGAATAGTGTCTGCCAGGCACAGGTCCAGCAGGAAATAATACGGTGCTTTGTGCAGGGCCCGGTCCCGCAGTACTAACAGAGATACCACCAGGTTCCCCACCAGGCTAATGCAGATGATCAGCCCCAGTAGCACCAGTTTGATATAGGTAGACACAGCAGAAGAAGGACTCTCTGCTACCATACCTCCTGCAGTAGCTACCACTGCTGCCATTGGCCCAGGAGGCCCTTCACTGCTCTCATTTCCATGGGCCATTCTGAATGTCCCCCCACCCATACCACCTTCTCTTCAAACACCAAGTCCACCACCTCCCTGCCACCTCCTCCGTCTGCTATCAGTTCCTTCGTCCTCGTGGTTGCTTCCTTTTCGTAGTTCACAAGGAACGGGAACACCTTAATCCACATTGCCCCATTTTGAGATGGGTTCCTTTGTCCTTTCCTTTGTCTCTCCAGGAGCCTGAAAAGAATCAGAAACAACAGTGAATTAGAAGGCCTGTGCTATTGAGTTCGCAATAACAGTAATTACCTTACAATTGAGCGCAGAGAGGTTGGGACTGGGCAGACAGTATTATCTTGGCATCAGTATGGATTATATGTGTTAGTAGCATCTAGCAACCATACAACATCAACTAACCCccctttattctattttaagTTTTTCAATATTCATGATAGAAGTAAGCAAATTTTGATGTTCCAAGCTTGAAACTTTGTAAAAAAATAGGTCTGTTTGGTGGCTTGGCTATCGACCTGACTTTTGAACTAATCACCAGACAGAGACAAATGCACCCATTTACTGTGTAGCTTTAGCACCATAGAAACCATAACAACCAAGAATATAGTAGGAGGTGGTCAAATTAATTGACTGCTGTTTCTTTGCATGATTTTAACATGATTGGTTAATAACAACTTCCACTTAATATTTTTCAATTTTCCACAACTTGAGGAAATTTAAGATAATGCCAAAAAATAACTGATTTATACAATGCTGACAGAGTCAAGGCTCAGGAGAGCTCGTAGTGGCTTCTCCCATCAATATATCAAAGGTGAACTTGCAACAAGGAAGCAGAGTAACTTCAAACCATTCCTTGTAAATGAGGAAAACTAGAACACTCAGTAGAGTCTCAACAGTCaccttgtgaaaccacatttaaattcacaagagtCAGATTCATATTTGGATCGCCTGATTGTGAACAATAGTGAACTGGCAAAATCCAATGGGCCTGACAACTGTTCCAAAATACTTCATCTGTATGGCACGTTTTCCGACATGACTTGTGGGTAGAATCCGGAAAATTTGCTCTTGAGTGtgcctttcacatatgcacAATGCAGCGGGGGCTTCTCTGCACAGATGTGTTCTGAACAACATCAAAACCTCTGCAAAATTCAGGTGAGGGTGGTGCAGCCAGGTGCAGCAGCCAGCTGCAGGAAGCGACATATTAACTAGTCAGTGAagatcacatgattttcttTAGAACACAGACACCGGTGTCGGACAAAGACAAGCTAGCTAAACTTTGTCgttgtcttctacgtgtgtgtcacCATTTTTTTCCCAGGAGATATTGCGCGT encodes:
- the gpr173 gene encoding probable G-protein coupled receptor 173 — its product is MGGGTFRMAHGNESSEGPPGPMAAVVATAGGMVAESPSSAVSTYIKLVLLGLIICISLVGNLVVSLLVLRDRALHKAPYYFLLDLCLADTIRSAICFPFVLVSIKNGSAWTYSVLSCKVVAFMAVLFCFHAAFMLFCISVTRYMAIAHHRFYSKRMTFWTCVAVVCMVWTLSVAMAFPPVFDVGTYKFIREEDQCIFEHRYFKANDTLGFMLMLAVLILATHVVYMKLLLFEYKHRKMKPVQMVPAISQNWTFHGPGATGQAAANWIAGFGRGPMPPTLLGIRQNLHNQNRRLLGMDEFKAEKQLGRMFYVITLLFLVLWSPYIVACYWRVFVKACTIPHRYLSTTVWMSFAQAGVNPIVCFFLNKDLKIGLLSHLPACCRTKPHLPREPYCVI